Proteins from one Triticum aestivum cultivar Chinese Spring chromosome 7A, IWGSC CS RefSeq v2.1, whole genome shotgun sequence genomic window:
- the LOC123148031 gene encoding L-ascorbate oxidase-like, protein MTRPHTGSEPPLVMHLLLCCTFLLAFAAPATTAASAPAPAPTPAKQTMTWDVEYIMWAPDCQQRVMIGINGKFPGPNITARAGETLSITVNNKLHTEGLVIHWHGMRQVGTPWADGTASISQCAVSPGDSFTYEFVADKPGTYFYHGHFGMQRAAGLYGWLVVDATAERGEPYRRDYDGGELRMLLSDWYHDNVYAQAAGLEQKYDHFQWVGEPQTILVNGRGQYDCMLGAVTRFHRGIDRRARTCVRGKEAKLCGDEERCLRRSECGPYCPESQCAPVVLDVEPGRTYRLRIASTTSLAALNVQVQGHELTVVEADGNPVEPFTVADIDIYSGESYSVLLTTNHTPTFYRSGSFWVSVGVRGRPPKTLPATAVLRYTNSRFPWPGSPPPATPAWYDLQRSKDFARRIKARRNAAEAPPPPRTEQVSRRIVMLNTQTLVDGHIKWAVNNVSLTLPTTPYLGAYFYGVQGSAFDASGEAPNGFPGGYDIDLPPENNSYEATLSDRVYELAHGAVVDVVLQNADMRRDNDSETHPWHLHGHDFWVLGYGEGRYTGGERLNTEDPPLRNTVVVFPHGWTAIRFVADNVGAWAFHCHIEPHLHMGMGAVFVEGAHMIRELDVPREAMMCGVIRTTVAALTPAKPGSPAPAP, encoded by the exons ATGACCAGGCCTCACACTGGCAGTGAGCCACCACTGGTGATGCATCTGCTGCTCTGTTGCACGTTTCTCCTGGCCTTCGCTgctccggcgaccaccgcagcctccgCCCCCGCCCCGGCTCCGACCCCGGCGAAGCAGACCATGACGTGGGACGTGGAGTACATCATGTGGGCGCCGGACTGCCAGCAGCGGGTGATGATCGGGATCAACGGCAAGTTCCCCGGGCCCAACATCACCGCCCGCGCCGGCGAGACCCTCAGCATCACCGTCAACAACAAGCTGCACACGGAGGGCCTCGTCATCCACTGGCACGGGATGCGGCAGGTGGGCACGCCGTGGGCGGACGGGACGGCGTCCATCTCGCAGTGCGCCGTCAGCCCGGGGGACTCGTTCACCTACGAGTTCGTCGCCGACAAG CCGGGGACCTACTTCTACCACGGGCACTTCGGGATGCAGCGGGCGGCGGGGCTGTACGGGTGGCTCGTCGTGGACGCCACGGCGGAGCGGGGCGAGCCGTACCGGCGGGActacgacggcggcgagctccgcatGCTGCTCAGCGACTGGTACCACGACAACGTGTACGCGCAGGCGGCCGGGCTGGAGCAGAAGTACGATCACTTCCAGTGGGTCGGCGAGCCCCAGACGATCCTCGTCAACGGGCGAGGGCAGTACGACTGCATGCTCGGCGCGGTCACGAGGTTCCACCGGGGCATCGACCGGCGCGCCAGGACCTGCGTGCGGGGCAAGGAGGCCAAGCTGTGCGGCGACGAGGAGAGGTGCCTCCGGCGCAGCGAGTGCGGGCCCTACTGCCCGGAGAGCCAGTGCGCCCCCGTGGTGCTCGACGTGGAGCCCGGCAGGACGTACCGGCTCCGGATCGCCAGCACCACCTCCCTCGCCGCCCTCAACGTGCAGGTCCAAGGG CACGAGCTGACGGTGGTGGAGGCCGACGGCAACCCCGTGGAGCCGTTCACCGTCGCCGACATCGACATCTACTCCGGCGAGAGCTACTCCGTGCTCCTCACCACCAACCACACGCCGACGTTCTACAGGTCGGGGTCCTTCTGGGTCTCCGTCGGCGTGAGAGGACGGCCTCCCAAGACGCTGCCGGCCACCGCCGTCCTAAGGTACACCAACAGCAGGTTCCCGTGGCCGGGCAGCCCGCCGCCGGCGACTCCGGCGTGGTACGATCTGCAGCGCAGCAAGGACTTCGCCCGCAGGATCAAGGCCCGGAGGAACGCCGccgaggcgccgccgccgccgcggacggAGCAGGTGAGCCGGAGGATCGTGATGCTCAACACGCAGACCCTGGTAGACGGGCACATCAAGTGGGCCGTCAACAACGTGTCCCTGACGCTCCCGACCACCCCGTACCTCGGCGCCTACTTCTACGGCGTGCAGGGCAGCGCCTTCGACGCCTCCGGCGAGGCGCCCAACGGGTTCCCCGGCGGCTACGACATCGACCTGCCGCCGGAGAACAACAGCTACGAGGCCACGCTCAGCGACCGGGTGTACGAGCTGGCGCACGGCGCCGTGGTGGACGTGGTGCTCCAGAACGCGGACATGCGGAGGGACAACGACAGCGAGACGCACCCGTGGCACCTGCACGGCCACGACTTCTGGGTGCTGGGGTACGGCGAGGGGCGGTACACCGGCGGCGAGCGCCTCAACACGGAGGACCCGCCGCTGCGGAACACGGTGGTGGTGTTCCCGCACGGGTGGACGGCGATCCGGTTCGTCGCCGACAACGTGGGCGCGTGGGCGTTCCACTGCCACATCGAGCCGCACCTCCACATGGGCATGGGCGCCGTCTTCGTCGAAGGGGCCCACATGATACGCGAGCTGGACGTGCCCAGAGAGGCAATGATGTGCGGGGTGATCAGGACGACGGTCGCAGCCCTGACTCCCGCTAAGCCgggctcgccggcgccggcgccgtga
- the LOC123148032 gene encoding transmembrane 9 superfamily member 7 (The sequence of the model RefSeq protein was modified relative to this genomic sequence to represent the inferred CDS: added 13 bases not found in genome assembly), with protein MAIAGGPRGRLLLLPLFLVAAAVCLVSTPARAFYLPGVAPRDFQKDDDLQVKVNKLSSIKTQLPYDYYFLDYCKPEAIKNSAENLGEVLRGDRIENSVYNFKMRRDGSCKVVCRTKLSAEAAKNFREKIDDEYRVNMILDNLPVVVPRQTREGSQPIFDHGYRVGYKLKDDKYYINNHLSFKVLYHEDLNSPEARIVGFHVIPSSIKHEYGAWDDKNPTVQTCNANTKITPGSHTPQEVAPDAYVVFSYDVTFESSEIIWASRWDVYLLSSDSQIHWFSIINSLMIVLFLSGMIAMIMMRTLYKDIANYNQLDNQEEAQEETGWKLVHGDAFRPPVHSGLLCVYVGTGVQFFGMTVVTMMFALLGFLSPANRGGLMTAMVLLWVFMGVLAGYTSSRLYKMFKGTEWKKITLKTAFMFPGIIFGVFFVLNALIWGEKSSGAVPFGTMFALVLLWFGISVPLVFVGSFLGFKQPAIEDPVKTNKIPRQIPEQAWYLQPAFSILAGGILPFGAVFIELFFILTSIWLNQFYYIFGFLFIVFVILLVTCAEITIVLCYFQLCSEDYHWWWRAYLTAGSSALYLFAYAIFYFFNKLEITKLVSGILYFGYMLIISYAFFVLTGTIGFYACFWFVRKIYASVKID; from the exons ATGGCGATCGCCGGCGGCCCGCGcggccgcctcctgctcctccccctcttcctcgtcgccgccgccgtgtgCCTCGTCTCCACCCCCGCCCGCGCCTTCTACCTCCCCGGCGTCGCCCCCCG GATGATGATCTCCAGGTGAAGGTCAACAAGCTGTCATCTATAAAGACACAACTTCCATATGACTATTATTTCCTGGACTACTGCAAACCTGAGGCGATTAAGAACAGTGCTGAGAACTTAGGGGAAGTCCTTCGTGGGGACCGAATTGAAAACTCTGTCTATAAT ttcaagatgaggagggatgggAGTTGCAAAGTTGTTTGTCGAACAAAGCTGTCTGCAGAGGCTGcaaagaatttcagagagaagATCGATGATGAATATCGAGTGAACAT GATTTTGGATAATCTCCCAGTTGTGGTCCCTAGGCAGACACGGGAAGGGAGCCAACCGATCTTTGATCATGGTTACCGCGTTGGCTATAAG CTCAAGGATGACAAGTACTATATTAACAATCACTTGAGCTTTAAAGTCTTGTACCATGAAGACCTAAACTCCCCAGAGGCTCGTATTGTTGGCTTCCATGTGATTCCTAGCAG CATTAAACATGAATATGGTGCCTGGGATGACAAGAATCCTACAGTACAAACTTGCAACGCTAACACGAAGATAACTCCTGGTAGTCACACACCTCAAGAGGTGGCTCCTGATGCATATGTTGTATTCTCTTACGACGTTACCTTTGAG TCTAGTGAGATCATATGGGCATCTCGCTGGGATGTCTACCTTCTTTCCAGTGACAGCCAAATCCACTGGTTCTCGATCATTAACTCCTTGATGATTGTTCTTTTCCTTTCTGGCATGATAGCCATGATTATGATGAGGACCCTTTACAAGGACATAGCAAACTATAATCAGCTTGACAATCAGGAGGAGGCCCAAGAAGAAACTGGATGGAAGTTAGTGCATGGTGATGCCTTCAGGCCTCCTGTTCATTCAGGTCTTCTTTGCGTTTATGTTGGAACTGGTGTGCAGTTCTTTGGCATGACAGTGGTAACCATGATGTTTGCGCTACTTGGATTCTTATCCCCTGCAAACCGTGGAGGACTCATGACTGCTATGGTCCTTCTGTGGGTTTTCATGGGTGTATTGGCGGGTTACACGTCGTCTCGCCTCTACAAGATGTTCAAGGGCACCGAGTGGAAGAAGATCACCCTCAAAACTGCCTTCATGTTTCCTGGTATAATCTTTGGGGTCTTTTTCGTCCTGAATGCCCTTATCTGGGGTGAGAAATCATCTGGTGCAGTTCCTTTTGGGACAATGTTTGCTCTGGTCCTTCTCTGGTTTGGCATCTCCGTGCCACTGGTCTTTGTTGGAAGTTTCTTGGGATTCAAGCAGCCAGCAATTGAGGACCCAGTCAAGACAAACAAGATTCCCAGACAAATTCCCGAGCAAGCATGGTACCTGCAGCCAGCTTTCTCGATACTTGCTGGTGGCATATTGCCATTTGGTGCTGTCTTCATTGAGCTCTTCTTCATCCTCACATCTATCTGGCTGAACCAGTTCTACTACATCTTTGGCTTCCTCTTCATAGTCTTCGTCATTCTCCTGGTAACCTGTGCTGAGATCACAATTGTGCTCTGCTACTTCCAGCTATGCAGTGAGGACTACCACTGGTGGTGGAGGGCATACCTGACCGCAGGCTCTTCAGCTCTATATCTTTTTGCTTATGCTATCTTCTACTTCTTCAACAAGTTGGAGATCACGAAGCTTGTTTCAGGCATTCTCTACTTTGGTTACATGCTGATCATTTCTTATGCCTTCTTCGTCCTGACTGGCACCATCGGCTTCTATGCTTGCTTCTGGTTTGTGAGGAAGATCTACGCTTCTGTGAAGATCGACTGA